GTGGGGCGTCGCGAGTAATAGTTGTTGATAACGGGGTGGAAAATCACGACGCGCGGGCGCGCCGCCGCGTAAAAGCCCGCGATACCCGGCGGAACGTTGTTTTCGAGCAGATCGCTCACATAGCCGAGATTGAGCACGTCGACGGATCGCAACGCGAAATCGGGATCGGCCTCGATCTTCTCGCGAAGCCGCGTCGGCCAATCCCACCGCCCGCGTCCGTATGGATATCCGTCGGTGGTCGATCCGCCGTGCGCGGCATTGACCACGGTGTCGCCACCAAGCGGCACGCGGATCTCCCGGCCTCCGCGGCGCAGCACGGGGTCGGCCCGAAACGCCGCGTCGTCGAAAACGCCGTCGCGCAGATAAGGCTGAAACCAGTTGAGATCGCCGCTCGTGCGTTTGGCGCTCTCCCATGCGCCGAAGAACCCGACGAACGCCAGCGGGATCAGCACCACCGCCAATGGATAACCCGTGAGCCAACGGGCTGCGCACCCGCGCGCAAGTAGCCGCCGGCACGCGAGGCGATCGAACGCGAGAAACGCGCACAACGCACAAGTCGCCGTGGCGAGAGCGGCGATATTCCAGAGCCACAATGGCGCTTTCGAGACGTTCGTCGCCGCGCCGGCCACCGGTTTCGTTTCGACAACGCGCCCGCCGCGCACGACGATCCACGACGAGGGGCGCGCGGGCAGCGAACCGATGCGCAGCGCTTCCCGGTCGCCGTCCATCCGCTCGTGGTTCCAGAAGACACGGAGCCCCGGCGTCGACGCGCGCGGCCGAAAAGAAAAACGCACGCCCGTGGGATGGGTGGGCAGCTCTCGGCCGTCCATCGTGGAATTGAGTTGCTCGTCGAGGCCGACGGATCGATCGAAGAACGCCGTGGAGCCGTGCGCGCGCACGAGCGCGAAGACCAATGCGGCGACCACCAGGGCGTCGAACGCGGCGAACCTATCGGACGCGGGCGCGATAGACGTTGACGAACTCGTCGCCCGCACCGCGCAGCGTGAGGGTGAGCGTGACGAATCCGGCGACGTGAGCGCGCGTTTCGACCTCGCCCACGCGCACGGCGGGACCGTCCGCGCTCGCCCACGCGGCGAAGGTCCGGCGGAAGATCTCGCGGTTCTCGTCGTCGCGAACCACCGCCTCGACCTCGGCGCCGTCGATCGCCTTCCGCGTGTCGTTCACGAAAAACACCGGCGCGGCGATGCGCTCGCCCCGGCGGTACTCGTCCTTGTCGACCAGCGCGCCCACGTAGATCGGCCGGAAGCAGTCGGCGAGCTTGAAATAGCTCGACTTGGGTGTGCGCCAGTAATCGACCACCGACCACTGGATGGCCGGGTTGGGGTCGCTGAACATGAAGTTGAGGATGCCTCCGCATGGCGCGTATTTGTGCGCGCGCAGCCGGTCGATGTAGTGGCGGTGGATGAACGACTGCCAATCCTGCGTGGCCTGGATGTAGGTCGCGAGATCGCGATGCCCCTCGCGCGGCGTCCAGTGATCCATCAGCTCGGGCTGCAGGCTGCGGCGATCTTCGAGCGTCTTCAGATCCAGATTGTGCAGATCGGCGCTCATGAACCTCACGGCGTTTTCGACATTGGGAAAGCTCTGCGCGCCGAACTCGCTGACAAGGCGCATGCCCTTGGGAAATCGCCGGATGAATTTGTCGAACGCGCGGTGCGTGCCCTGCACGCGATACCACCCGCCGTAAAAATGCAGGTCGCTGCCCTTACCGAGCAGCGGCAATTCGCCCGACGAGCGGATGACGAACCGCTGCGGATCGATGGCTTCGATCTCACGTTTCGTTTCGGTGTCGAGCACGTCGCGGTTCCACGAATACACGATCATCGAGAACACGGTGGGCGCGAGCTTGACCGGGTTCTCTTCTTTTGTTTCGACGACGTGGAACGGCTCGTTGTGGCAGCACCACATCGCCACGCTCGGGTGGTTGTAGAGCAGGCGCACCATCGCCCGCGCCTGCCGGTGGATCTCCGGCATCTTCTCTCGCGCGTAGAGCCATTGGAGCGGCATGTCCTGCCAGAGCAGGAGCCCCGCGCGGTCGGCGGCGCGATACGTCGCGGGCGGCTCGACGTGCGCGTGCACGCGCTGGATATTCATGTGCGCGCCGAGGGCGAGTTCGATGTCGCGGTCGATGGTCGCCTGTTGAACCGTCGCGATGCGCGTGTCGGTGGGCGGGACGTTGCTGCCTTTCAGGAACAACCGCTCGCCGTTGAGGTGAAAGATCCAGTTGTCGAAGCGCGCCGTGCGCAGGCCGATCTCGTCCGTCCACTCGTCCACGACCGCGCCGCGCTCGGCGAGCAGGCGGATCGTGAGTGTGTACAGGTGCGGGAAGCCCAGGTCGTGCGTCCACCATTTGCGCGCCTCGGGGACCGTGTGCATCCACTCGAAACGGTTGTCGCCGGGCGCAACATCGACGGTTTCGCGAAACGTGTGCGCGTCGCCGCGAAAATTCGCGGGGGTGTATTCGATCTCGACGATGAGCCGCGCCGCCCGCGCCGACGCGATCGTCACGCGCTCGCGCTGCCGTGCGCAAGCGCCCGTGAACGCCTCGGTGTGTACGAGGGCCTCGGCGGTGTGCGCGAAGCCCGATTCGACGAGGTAGGGCGCCAGCCAGATGCCGCCGGGATTCGTCGTGGGATCGAGGCAATCCCAGTGCGAATACACGCCGGTGATCATTTTCTTGCCGACCTTGTCCTTTTCGTCGGGACAATCGACCTCGACGATCAGCTCATTGCGCGGCGCGAGCACGTCCGTGACGTCGTACGCTTGCGGATCGAAATAGCCCTCGTGCGTGCCGAGCACGGGGCCGTTCAGGCGGACCGTGGACCAGTAGAAGATTCCGGGCAGCACGAGCCGCACGCGGCGATCCTTTGCCGCTTTCCACACAAACTCGCGTCGGTACACCACCTTGCCCGCGTAACCCGCGAGATCGCCGTGTTGCTGCCAGTGAGACGGCACATCCATGGTCAGCGCGCGCGCCCAGTCGTAGGCGTCCGCGAAACGGTCCACCGCGCACAGCGCCCACGCGCCGCCCAGTTCCTCGCGTCGGAATTTCGGCATGATGTTCCTCGGTCGCCCCCTCGGGCGGCATTGTCGGGCGGGGGACAGGGGTGTCAAGCGAGGGTGGGTTGTTGGTTTCTGGTTGCTGGTTGTCGGTTTCTGGTTGCTGGTGGCGGCCCATCGACGCGACGCGGCGGCACTTGCCTCGCGCGAGGCGTCGCCT
Above is a genomic segment from Deltaproteobacteria bacterium containing:
- a CDS encoding glycoside hydrolase → MPKFRREELGGAWALCAVDRFADAYDWARALTMDVPSHWQQHGDLAGYAGKVVYRREFVWKAAKDRRVRLVLPGIFYWSTVRLNGPVLGTHEGYFDPQAYDVTDVLAPRNELIVEVDCPDEKDKVGKKMITGVYSHWDCLDPTTNPGGIWLAPYLVESGFAHTAEALVHTEAFTGACARQRERVTIASARAARLIVEIEYTPANFRGDAHTFRETVDVAPGDNRFEWMHTVPEARKWWTHDLGFPHLYTLTIRLLAERGAVVDEWTDEIGLRTARFDNWIFHLNGERLFLKGSNVPPTDTRIATVQQATIDRDIELALGAHMNIQRVHAHVEPPATYRAADRAGLLLWQDMPLQWLYAREKMPEIHRQARAMVRLLYNHPSVAMWCCHNEPFHVVETKEENPVKLAPTVFSMIVYSWNRDVLDTETKREIEAIDPQRFVIRSSGELPLLGKGSDLHFYGGWYRVQGTHRAFDKFIRRFPKGMRLVSEFGAQSFPNVENAVRFMSADLHNLDLKTLEDRRSLQPELMDHWTPREGHRDLATYIQATQDWQSFIHRHYIDRLRAHKYAPCGGILNFMFSDPNPAIQWSVVDYWRTPKSSYFKLADCFRPIYVGALVDKDEYRRGERIAAPVFFVNDTRKAIDGAEVEAVVRDDENREIFRRTFAAWASADGPAVRVGEVETRAHVAGFVTLTLTLRGAGDEFVNVYRARVR